In Papaver somniferum cultivar HN1 chromosome 1, ASM357369v1, whole genome shotgun sequence, a genomic segment contains:
- the LOC113294141 gene encoding indole-3-pyruvate monooxygenase YUCCA2-like, with amino-acid sequence MTTEIKRVWVSQPVIIGGGPSGLAVAACLKKKGLPSLILERENCAASLWRNRTYDRLRLHLPKNFCQLPYMEFPPDFPSYPTKEQYIEYLDAYVKHFSIEPIYEEHVQIAEYDSAMGFWLVKTNNAEFVCRWLIVATGENADPVIPEIDGISDFHGQVLHTSLYKNGDEFEGDKVLVLGCGNSGMEISLDLCNCGAQVSIVVRDTLHILPRDILGRSTFGVSMCLLKWFPIWLVDQFLLFCSRLILQDVRQLGFKRPELGPLELKIRTGKTPVLDVGTLAKIRTGQIKVVPGVKRFTNRGVEFVDGRVDEFDSVILATGYRTNVPSWLKEDEFFSKDDGYPRKPFPNGWKGKNGLYSVGFTKKGLLGASIDAQRVAEDISQQWKSETKHFHLRV; translated from the exons ATGACAACCGAAATAAAGCGAGTTTGGGTTTCACAGCCAGTGATCATTGGTGGAGGACCTTCAGGGTTAGCAGTAGCTGCATGCCTTAAGAAAAAAGGACTACCTTCGTTGATCCTCGAAAGAGAAAATTGTGCAGCATCTCTATGGAGAAATAGAACTTACGATCGACTAAGGCTTCACCTACCTAAAAACTTCTGCCAGCTTCCTTACATGGAGTTTCCACCCGACTTTCCATCATACCCAACAAAGGAACAATATATAGAATACTTAGATGCTTACGTGAAGCACTTCTCTATCGAACCAATATACGAAGAGCATGTTCAGATAGCTGAGTATGATTCAGCAATGGGATTTTGGCTAGTCAAAACCAATAACGCAGAATTTGTTTGCCGGTGGCTCATCGTAGCAACGGGTGAGAATGCAGACCCTGTCATACCTGAAATTGATGGAATCTCAGATTTCCATGGCCAGGTATTACATACAAGTTTATATAAAAACGGAGATGAATTCGAAGGAGACAAAGTCTTGGTTTTGGGTTGTGGGAATTCAGGGATGGAGATTAGCTTGGATTTATGTAACTGTGGTGCTCAAGTCTCTATTGTTGTCAGGGATACG TTGCATATTTTGCCTAGAGATATACTTGGCAGATCAACCTTTGGTGTTTCAATGTGTCTACTAAAGTGGTTTCCTATATGGTTGGTTGAtcagtttcttctcttctgttCACGTTTGATCCTTCAAGATGTACGACAACTCGGTTTCAAAAGACCTGAATTGGGCCCTCTTGAATTGAAGATCAGAACCGGGAAGACCCCAGTTTTAGATGTTGGCACTCTAGCCAAAATCAGAACTGGTCAAATTAAG GTTGTACCAGGCGTCAAGAGATTCACAAATAGAGGAGTAGAATTTGTTGATGGAAGAGTGGATGAATTCGATTCAGTAATACTGGCAACAGGTTACAGAACTAATGTTCCTTCATGGCTCAAG gAGGATGAATTCTTTAGCAAAGACGATGGTTATCCAAGAAAACCGTTTCCAAATGGTTGGAAGGGAAAGAATGGACTTTACAGTGTTGGTTTTACCAAGAAAGGTTTGTTGGGAGCTTCTATTGATGCCCAACGAGTAGCAGAAGACATTTCACAGCAATGGAAATCAGAAACCAAGCATTTTCACTTGAGAGTTTGA